TGCCGGTTGAGTTCGGCATCGAGCGCCTCTTCCCGAATCCCTTCAATGCCGGGCTTCAGTTGGCAATCAACCTGCCCGATGCGAGTGACGCCACATTGCGTCTCTATGATATAACGGGCCGGGAGATCGACGTCCTCTGGACCGGCCGCGGTGCCGGTCGCATCCAGATTGCTTATCAAGGCGGTCATTTGGCGTCCGGAATCTATCTGGTCGCACTCGAGTCGGCCGGTCGCAGCGACCGGCGCAAGGTTCTACTCATCCGGTGAGGACGGACTCCAAATCGGCTGTTCACTCCACACCCAGTATTTATCGGAGCGCTCTTGAGCCCGATCTTCCGCTCAATTCTCCCCATCTTCCTGCCGGTTCTGGCTATCGCTCAGGTCGTCATTCGCCCGGGCGATATTCCGCGCCAGGGAGGGACCTTTGCCGACTATTGGGCTGCGACTGATACTACGGACGGCATAGCAGTCGATCCCGGGCAAGCAGGCGAAGACCGCTTCTGGGACTTCTCCGACTACCAATTCGACACTATCGAGCGCGACTCGCTCCTGGACCGCGAGGATGCGCCTTCCGCCGAGGCTTTCCCGACCGCCAACCGTATTGTGCGCACTCTCGCCGGAGCCCCCGGCGATCTTTTCGCCAGCGATCTACAGTATGAGGCCGTTACCGACAGCGGTTGGTATCTGCTCGGCTTCGACGGCGAAGGCTTTGGCGGCGAGCCTATGCCGGTTGTCTTCCCGAATCCGCCTGAAATGCTCGATCTCCCGGCAGAGTATGGAGCCGCGTGGGACATCGGCGCCCGATTCGAAATCGGATTTCCGGCTCCCGATACACTGGCCGCTCTATTCGACTCGGTCTATATTCGTCTGACCCTTGGTGGTGACTCGGAACTTGACGCCTGGGGGACACTCCGTTTCAGCGGTGGCGATATGCCGGTACTGCGTCAACGGACGACTCTCGGCGGCCGGATAACGGTTGTTGGGACACGGGTCATTTTCAATCGTCGTGTCGAAGTCGAACTGCCCTTCGGCTTTGAGATACCCGTCTCGATAGCCTATCGCTTTCTCAGCCCCGGAGTCGGCGAAATCGCCAGCATCACTTCGTTGCCAGGCGAGAATGACCCTGACTTCCAAGTCGCCGGGAGCATTCGAGTCCGCCGGGTGATACCCGCACTTGCCGTCGATGAGCCTCTGCTTGCATTTGGCATCGTCCATCCCGGAAACGCCGGCACCGGCACTCTGCACATC
This genomic window from Calditrichota bacterium contains:
- a CDS encoding T9SS type A sorting domain-containing protein, translated to MSPIFRSILPIFLPVLAIAQVVIRPGDIPRQGGTFADYWAATDTTDGIAVDPGQAGEDRFWDFSDYQFDTIERDSLLDREDAPSAEAFPTANRIVRTLAGAPGDLFASDLQYEAVTDSGWYLLGFDGEGFGGEPMPVVFPNPPEMLDLPAEYGAAWDIGARFEIGFPAPDTLAALFDSVYIRLTLGGDSELDAWGTLRFSGGDMPVLRQRTTLGGRITVVGTRVIFNRRVEVELPFGFEIPVSIAYRFLSPGVGEIASITSLPGENDPDFQVAGSIRVRRVIPALAVDEPLLAFGIVHPGNAGTGTLHIANRGEGAGRITEVTFSGGLGSEIELLTPLPVIVPPDSSARLRFLWSPQVEKSLFPERVFLHHNDPELENPLSIPLQGATPDYAAVPDETAPVPTGHLLEAFPNPFNGLLTIRFSVPTAGIGNLLKLTDVNGREIAQRRLPFSIGITAFDLHDYPAGLYLIELRSSGTSLIRAVYLVK